In Megalobrama amblycephala isolate DHTTF-2021 linkage group LG10, ASM1881202v1, whole genome shotgun sequence, one DNA window encodes the following:
- the si:dkey-51a16.9 gene encoding RING finger protein 122 has protein sequence MTTDITGRLPLNVYVIILGIGLFIFMLSMIFCCYLFRLRRQGTQEQYGYNEVVLKGPGKKLSLLGQTCAVCLEEFRSRDELGVCPCSHAFHKKCLVKWLEIRSVCPMCNKPICRLQPDPLQGAEGPQNPLEV, from the exons ATGACCACAGACATTACCGGTCGTCTTCCACTCAATGTTTATGTCATCATTCTTGGGATAGGCCTCTTCATCTTCATGTTGAGCATGATCTTCTGTTGCTACCTGTTCAG ACTGAGGCGACAGGGCACGCAAGAACAATATGGATATAATGAg gtcGTTCTAAAAGGTCCAGGGAAAAAATTGAGTCTTCTTGGA CAGACCTGTGCAGTTTGCCTGGAAGAGTTTCGGAGCCGAGATGAACTAGGGGTTTGCCCTTGTTCTCATGCGTTTCACAAGAA GTGTCTGGTGAAGTGGCTGGAAATTCGCAGCGTCTGCCCCATGTGCAACAAACCCATCTGCAGGCTCCAGCCAGACCCTCTGCAGGGGGCAGAGGGGCCCCAGAACCCCCTGGAGGTGTGA
- the calhm2.1 gene encoding calcium homeostasis modulator protein 2.1 has translation MASLISENFKFIALFFKSKDVMIFNGLIGLGTVASQTAYNIFAFNCPCSPKKNYLYGLAAIGVPALAFFVIGLMLNRNTWDVVSECRTRKCRKLSVTAAFALSGSIVGRAIVAPVTWSVISLLRGEAYVCALSEFVDPSSLDNFPPTTKIPEIMARFPCKDVPAQFMNYSRVIERQLQYESQLLGWLLVGIISLTVFLLLCLKHCCSTLGYQQEAYWSQYRSNEQALFQRTAEVHSKYHAAECVKSFFGFAALDNEEKELLASCQGIKNVIPRLEWNRVTGVYMYREIDDTPLYSRLNKWDMYTKEYND, from the exons ATGGCTTCTCTCATCTCAGAAAACTTCAAATTTATTGCACTCTTCTTCAAGAGTAAGGATGTCATGATTTTCAATGGTCTGATAGGTTTAGGAACAGTAGCCAGTCAGACAGCATacaatatttttgcatttaacTGTCCATGTTCACCAAAGAAAAATTATCTGTACGGTCTGGCTGCCATTGGTGTACCAGCCCTGGCTTTCTTTGTCATTGGTTTGATGCTCAATCGAAATACCTGGGACGTTGTGTCAGAGTGTCGTACTAGAAAATGCCGGAAACTATCAGTGACTGCTGCTTTTGCTCTGTCGGGCTCTATTGTGGGCAGAGCAATCGTTGCCCCTGTCACTTGGTCGGTTATTTCCCTCCTGAGAGGGGAGGCGTATGTCTGTGCTCTTAGCGAGTTTGTAGACCCCTCTTCTTTGGATAATTTCCCTCCTACTACAAAGATTCCAGAAATCATGGCCCGGTTTCCATGTAAGGATGTACCAGCTCAATTTATGAACTACTCAAGAGTGATTGAACGCCAGCTACAGTATGAATCCCAG CTGTTGGGCTGGTTGCTGGTGGGAATCATCTCCCTCACTGTCTTTCTGCTCCTCTGTCTGAAACACTGCTGCTCTACTCTTGGCTACCAGCAGGAGGCGTACTGGTCCCAGTATCGTTCCAACGAACAAGCTCTTTTCCAGCGTACAGCTGAAGTGCATTCTAAATACCATGCAGCTGAATGTGTCAAGAGCTTCTTTGGCTTTGCGGCCTTGGATAATGAGGAGAAGGAGCTTCTTGCAAGCTGTCAGGGAATCAAGAATGTCATTCCCAGACTGGAGTGGAACCGCGTCACTGGAGTTTACATGTACAGAGAGATCGATGACACCCCCCTGTACAGTCGCTTGAACAAATGGGACATGTATACAAAGGAGTACAACGATTGA